A single Prevotella sp. E15-22 DNA region contains:
- a CDS encoding RagB/SusD family nutrient uptake outer membrane protein yields the protein MEKINKTLVGALVALSVSGVVTTSCSSDNNDDANTINTGVETINDEQALALADNALFEYYHKAFGLSFIVETFTSKTHSFEGPESADGPLISRHELTPTNVYFVNRWYNKNSAIANANEAIEKISAATGVSQQTKQVAIARAKLARALAYHVLVRLWGEVPLYTTTDGDTKTRASIDKIYEQIVADLEDAANGLPATSNLPSVPTKAAAYGLLSRVYLDWGSNPLTFEQVKDIENSTTDPTPSYTNSRLEKAVEYANKVTGYSLNSDFASIWGKDNEAVKDEKILTFVHDGDAVGTGNHQVHCSWTFGFNVEQENHLSPAQDSFLAAWDKNDTRRDVSYIDSLYDTDGDSIALFRAPITLPRYGKFVDRGSEGPGECYKLNDLDRIELRYAEVLLNKAEALVLLGRANEAVDPINQLRKRAYGNDSHNLSTVTLDDVKREWGLEFVYEQKEWFNLARWKEVIKDLESVKDNEYFDDSYANAGSIGRNGKVVNEFFAKTYKHLHAKYENRQGKYYRFPIPVGKSGEDLGIKPQNPGY from the coding sequence ATGGAAAAGATTAACAAAACTTTAGTTGGTGCACTTGTAGCACTTTCTGTTTCAGGAGTTGTTACCACATCTTGCAGCAGTGACAACAACGACGATGCAAACACTATTAACACGGGTGTAGAGACCATTAACGACGAACAAGCACTGGCACTGGCCGACAACGCTTTGTTTGAGTACTATCACAAGGCCTTCGGTTTGTCGTTCATCGTAGAGACCTTCACCTCGAAGACACACTCTTTTGAGGGACCTGAGAGTGCTGACGGACCACTGATCAGCCGACATGAGCTGACTCCCACCAACGTCTATTTCGTCAATCGCTGGTATAACAAGAACTCAGCCATTGCCAACGCTAACGAGGCTATCGAGAAAATTTCTGCAGCAACTGGTGTCAGCCAGCAAACCAAGCAGGTTGCTATTGCCCGCGCCAAACTGGCCCGCGCACTGGCCTATCATGTGCTGGTAAGACTGTGGGGCGAGGTGCCTCTCTATACCACCACAGACGGCGACACCAAGACACGTGCCAGCATTGATAAAATCTACGAACAGATTGTGGCCGATCTTGAAGATGCTGCCAACGGACTGCCCGCCACATCCAATCTGCCTTCTGTTCCCACCAAGGCTGCTGCCTACGGTCTGCTGTCGAGAGTCTATCTGGACTGGGGAAGCAATCCTCTGACCTTTGAACAGGTGAAAGACATTGAAAACAGTACCACCGACCCAACTCCCTCATACACGAACAGTCGCCTGGAGAAAGCTGTGGAATATGCCAATAAGGTTACGGGCTATAGCCTCAACAGCGACTTCGCCAGCATCTGGGGTAAAGACAACGAGGCTGTCAAGGACGAGAAGATCCTGACCTTTGTTCATGACGGCGATGCCGTGGGCACTGGCAACCACCAGGTTCACTGCTCATGGACCTTCGGCTTTAATGTAGAACAGGAGAACCACCTCTCACCCGCACAAGACAGTTTCCTGGCCGCATGGGACAAGAACGATACGCGTCGCGACGTGAGCTATATCGACTCACTCTATGATACAGACGGAGACAGCATTGCCCTGTTCCGCGCTCCCATCACCCTGCCCCGCTATGGTAAGTTTGTTGACCGCGGTTCTGAAGGTCCTGGCGAGTGCTACAAGCTCAACGACCTGGACCGCATTGAGCTGCGCTATGCCGAGGTATTGCTCAACAAAGCAGAGGCACTGGTTCTTCTTGGCAGAGCCAACGAGGCTGTTGATCCCATCAACCAACTACGCAAGCGTGCCTATGGCAACGACTCACACAACCTGTCGACGGTTACACTCGACGATGTGAAACGTGAATGGGGACTGGAGTTCGTTTACGAGCAGAAAGAATGGTTTAACCTGGCTCGCTGGAAGGAAGTTATCAAGGATCTGGAGAGCGTAAAAGACAACGAATATTTTGATGACAGCTATGCAAATGCCGGTAGCATTGGTCGCAACGGTAAGGTGGTCAACGAATTCTTTGCCAAGACCTACAAGCATCTGCATGCTAAATACGAGAACCGTCAGGGCAAGTACTACCGCTTCCCCATCCCTGTAGGTAAGAGCGGTGAGGATCTGGGCATTAAGCCTCAGAACCCCGGCTATTAA
- a CDS encoding FixH family protein: MKKIKGLFLMMLVAVLTACNSNDDGGLTGIEIPGITITDDADCCSAEEALYTYKFLQGVKLIPELTTEVDGKYYLYVYTKTGSLHTGYNDVYFVATKKETGNYVKYLDVTNITPLMHMVKMDMYHSTAVSSGTSLISYDYPAVKRGWISFVMSTSDAGSWTLSYDVKVVNSEASIENKTIVVNELPEGQVWLKSFKVESDTYYLSLVNPLDYKTGTNDIVAYVSKKNAKATEPYQVAAETFTIDIDPRMPDMGNHTSPDNTSLVKQADGSYKGSINLTMTGLWRIHLTVKDAEGNIVAGGGDLSSLYWDVTI, encoded by the coding sequence ATGAAGAAAATAAAAGGATTGTTTTTGATGATGCTCGTTGCTGTGCTGACAGCCTGCAACAGCAACGATGATGGTGGACTGACTGGTATTGAGATCCCGGGTATCACGATTACAGACGATGCTGACTGTTGCTCGGCAGAAGAGGCTCTTTACACCTATAAGTTCCTGCAAGGAGTCAAACTCATCCCGGAGTTGACAACCGAAGTGGACGGCAAGTATTACCTGTATGTATATACAAAGACTGGCAGTCTGCACACGGGCTACAACGACGTATATTTTGTGGCAACCAAGAAGGAGACAGGTAACTATGTGAAGTATCTGGACGTCACAAACATCACGCCGCTGATGCACATGGTGAAGATGGATATGTATCACAGTACTGCCGTTTCATCGGGCACCTCTCTCATCAGCTATGACTATCCTGCAGTGAAACGCGGATGGATATCGTTTGTGATGAGCACCAGCGATGCTGGCTCGTGGACTTTGTCATACGACGTCAAGGTGGTCAACAGCGAGGCAAGTATCGAGAACAAAACAATTGTGGTCAATGAACTGCCCGAGGGTCAGGTCTGGCTAAAATCGTTCAAGGTGGAAAGCGACACTTACTATCTGTCACTGGTCAACCCGCTGGACTATAAGACAGGGACAAACGATATTGTGGCTTACGTATCGAAAAAGAATGCCAAAGCAACTGAGCCTTATCAGGTGGCTGCAGAGACCTTTACCATCGATATTGACCCACGCATGCCGGATATGGGCAACCACACCTCGCCCGACAACACATCGCTGGTGAAACAAGCGGATGGTAGCTATAAGGGCAGCATCAACCTGACGATGACAGGCTTATGGCGAATACACCTGACGGTAAAGGATGCGGAAGGAAACATCGTTGCCGGAGGCGGCGATCTGAGTTCACTTTACTGGGATGTTACAATATAA
- a CDS encoding dicarboxylate/amino acid:cation symporter: protein MKKTIIWIAALVVGAILGLLGIAWLNEVMNFVATIYTRLFQLLAVPTIVLAVVTTFATFGSNGSGRIFRHTLSYTLLTTFAAAAVGAVLYILVAPGNLPIEVITAEGDAVANSTFHTLHAQPSYLDHIISIIPNNIIKPLFDGNVLSLLLLAFAIGIGLSKLPDSENKAVVTKGLQGLQELLFLLIRWLIWTLPLGIVAFAAQLSAQVSAGVVADSIGKYVLVVLGGNVIQFFVVLPLFLIIRGLNPIHVLGKMMPAVLMALFTKSSAATLPVTMDTAENRLGIKKHIARFVLPICTTINMNGCAAFILVTSLFVMQQGGDSITFDTIFLWTLISVISAVGNAGVPMGCYFLTLSLMSGIGAPIAVLGIILPIYTIIDMVETAENVWSDSCVAAMVDKDIQ, encoded by the coding sequence ATGAAAAAAACAATTATTTGGATTGCAGCACTCGTAGTGGGTGCTATATTAGGACTGCTGGGCATTGCATGGCTCAACGAGGTGATGAACTTCGTGGCCACCATCTATACCCGTCTGTTTCAGTTACTGGCCGTGCCCACCATCGTGCTGGCCGTCGTCACCACCTTCGCCACCTTTGGCTCAAACGGCTCTGGCCGCATCTTCCGTCACACTCTGAGTTATACGCTGCTGACCACCTTTGCCGCAGCGGCCGTAGGCGCTGTGCTTTATATATTAGTTGCCCCTGGCAACCTACCTATCGAGGTCATTACAGCAGAAGGTGATGCGGTAGCAAACTCTACATTCCACACGCTACACGCTCAACCTTCCTATCTTGACCACATCATCAGCATCATCCCTAATAACATCATCAAACCCCTATTCGATGGCAATGTGCTCTCGTTGCTCTTGCTGGCCTTCGCCATTGGCATCGGCCTGTCAAAGTTGCCCGATTCCGAGAACAAGGCGGTGGTTACAAAGGGACTGCAGGGATTGCAGGAACTGCTCTTCCTGCTCATTCGCTGGCTCATCTGGACACTGCCATTGGGCATTGTAGCCTTTGCGGCGCAGTTGTCAGCACAAGTGTCCGCAGGTGTCGTAGCCGACAGTATCGGCAAATACGTGCTGGTGGTATTGGGCGGCAACGTCATTCAGTTCTTCGTAGTATTGCCGTTGTTCCTGATTATAAGAGGACTCAACCCCATTCATGTGCTGGGCAAGATGATGCCCGCCGTGCTCATGGCGCTCTTTACCAAGAGCAGTGCCGCCACACTGCCCGTGACAATGGATACAGCAGAGAACCGTTTGGGCATCAAGAAACATATTGCCCGTTTCGTGCTCCCCATCTGCACCACCATCAACATGAATGGCTGTGCAGCCTTCATCCTCGTCACCTCGCTCTTTGTGATGCAACAGGGTGGCGATTCCATCACATTCGACACCATTTTCCTGTGGACGCTCATCTCTGTCATCTCAGCAGTAGGAAATGCAGGTGTGCCCATGGGTTGCTATTTCCTCACTCTCTCACTGATGTCGGGTATCGGAGCGCCCATCGCCGTACTTGGTATTATCCTGCCAATATACACCATTATCGACATGGTGGAAACGGCCGAGAATGTCTGGTCGGACTCGTGTGTGGCAGCAATGGTAGACAAGGACATACAGTGA
- a CDS encoding M48 family metallopeptidase, which yields MAIRVTYKWTRGLSMRIVKNGDVHVTAPIGLPKRAVEEFIASHRDWITAARAKTAERQQQRADFYAQLPLSTQKQRAEAVMRLDAIVKPMVAHHAMVMNVEPSAITYRKMVSRWGMCNVHNHTLYFSLYLLLLPQWCIEHVVVHELCHLLEPSHNARFHALMDRYFPRWREARKETRAYLQAT from the coding sequence ATGGCAATACGCGTGACTTATAAGTGGACCAGAGGACTGTCGATGCGCATCGTGAAGAATGGCGATGTGCACGTCACTGCACCCATCGGACTGCCAAAGCGTGCAGTTGAAGAGTTTATTGCGAGTCATCGCGACTGGATTACTGCTGCGCGTGCCAAGACTGCCGAACGTCAGCAGCAGCGGGCCGACTTCTACGCTCAGTTGCCGCTGTCCACCCAGAAGCAGCGCGCTGAGGCCGTCATGCGTTTGGACGCCATCGTCAAGCCGATGGTGGCGCATCATGCCATGGTGATGAATGTTGAGCCGTCGGCCATCACCTATCGTAAGATGGTATCGCGTTGGGGCATGTGCAATGTGCATAACCACACGTTATACTTCTCTCTTTATCTGCTCCTGCTGCCCCAGTGGTGCATAGAACATGTGGTGGTTCACGAGTTGTGTCACCTCTTGGAACCTAGTCATAACGCCCGTTTCCATGCTTTGATGGATCGTTACTTTCCTCGCTGGAGAGAGGCAAGGAAGGAAACGCGCGCCTATCTCCAGGCCACCTGA
- the cysK gene encoding cysteine synthase A: protein MSKIAKQLTELVGNTPLLELNKYSKAKGLDTPVIAKVEFFNPGGSVKDRIALAMIEDAEQKGILKPGATIIEPTSGNTGVGLALVSAVKGYHLILTMPETMSVERRNLVKAYGAEVRLTSGKDGMPGAIRAAEELRDSIPGAVILQQFENGANPAKHYATTGPEIWRDTDGQVDIFIGGVGTGGTISGTGKFLKEQNPNIQIIAVEPKSSPVLNGGQSGPHKIQGIGAGFIPKTYNSEVIDEVFDVENDDAIRTGREIAQQEGLLVGISAGAALYAAIQVAKRPENKGKKIVVLLPDTGERYLSTVLYAFEDYPL, encoded by the coding sequence ATGAGTAAAATTGCAAAGCAGCTGACCGAGCTCGTCGGCAACACCCCACTCTTAGAGCTCAACAAGTATTCAAAGGCAAAGGGTCTGGACACTCCTGTTATTGCCAAAGTAGAGTTCTTTAATCCTGGCGGTAGCGTGAAGGACCGTATCGCACTGGCCATGATCGAGGATGCAGAGCAGAAGGGCATCTTGAAGCCTGGTGCCACCATCATCGAACCCACCAGCGGAAATACGGGCGTAGGACTGGCACTGGTCAGCGCCGTTAAGGGCTACCACCTTATCCTTACCATGCCCGAGACCATGAGCGTGGAGCGCAGAAACCTCGTAAAGGCCTATGGTGCCGAGGTTCGCCTCACCTCTGGAAAAGACGGCATGCCTGGTGCCATCCGCGCTGCCGAGGAGTTGCGCGACTCTATCCCTGGCGCAGTCATCCTGCAGCAGTTTGAGAACGGTGCCAACCCTGCCAAGCACTATGCCACCACAGGTCCTGAGATCTGGCGCGACACAGACGGTCAGGTAGACATCTTCATTGGCGGCGTGGGTACTGGCGGCACCATCAGTGGTACGGGTAAGTTCCTGAAGGAGCAGAACCCCAACATCCAGATCATTGCCGTAGAGCCCAAGTCGAGCCCCGTGCTGAATGGTGGTCAGAGTGGTCCTCACAAGATTCAGGGCATTGGTGCCGGCTTCATCCCCAAGACCTACAACTCAGAGGTCATCGACGAGGTGTTCGATGTTGAGAACGACGACGCCATCCGCACTGGTCGCGAGATTGCTCAGCAGGAAGGTCTGCTGGTGGGCATCTCGGCAGGCGCTGCCCTCTACGCAGCCATCCAGGTGGCCAAGCGTCCTGAGAACAAAGGCAAGAAGATTGTGGTACTGCTGCCCGATACTGGTGAGCGCTACCTCTCAACAGTGCTCTATGCCTTCGAGGATTATCCCCTGTAA
- a CDS encoding family 43 glycosylhydrolase has product MKRILLTTLLLTAMLSGKAFQTDTLMTHDPVMAYEDGTYYLLSTGMGISWATSTDRKTWEVNRTPFIKNIPQWTRDSVPGFRSHVWAPDIIRKDGKWWLAYSCSTFGKNTSAIGLMSADRLSGPWTDCGPIVCSREGRDNWNAIDPNFIVDEEGTAWMTWGSFWDGIQLARLDNSMHLATKPVTIARRLALRDTLNAEPNPTSKHAGRNAIEAPFIMKHGGYYYLFVSWDYCCRGAKSNYRVAVGRSKHVAGPYLDRNGKDMSQGGGTLILEGDKKEYEAAGHCAAYHFPDGDIFICHGYSTKRDGAALLVQRKITWTSDGWPKL; this is encoded by the coding sequence ATGAAAAGAATATTGCTGACAACCCTCTTGCTGACGGCCATGCTGTCTGGCAAAGCCTTCCAAACCGATACGTTGATGACCCACGACCCCGTGATGGCCTACGAGGACGGCACATACTACCTTCTGTCCACAGGCATGGGCATCAGTTGGGCCACCAGTACAGACCGCAAGACATGGGAAGTGAACAGAACACCTTTCATCAAGAACATACCACAGTGGACGCGCGACTCCGTTCCTGGTTTTCGCTCTCATGTGTGGGCGCCCGATATCATTCGCAAGGACGGCAAGTGGTGGTTGGCTTATTCCTGCTCAACGTTTGGCAAGAACACCAGTGCCATCGGACTGATGAGTGCCGACAGGCTGAGTGGACCGTGGACTGACTGCGGACCTATTGTCTGCTCGCGCGAAGGGCGCGACAACTGGAACGCCATCGACCCTAACTTCATCGTCGATGAGGAGGGAACGGCCTGGATGACCTGGGGCTCTTTCTGGGACGGCATCCAACTGGCACGTCTGGACAACAGCATGCACCTGGCCACGAAACCTGTCACCATTGCCCGTCGACTGGCCTTGCGCGATACGCTGAACGCTGAACCTAATCCCACATCGAAACATGCTGGTCGCAATGCCATCGAGGCGCCGTTCATCATGAAGCATGGTGGCTATTATTATCTCTTTGTGTCGTGGGACTACTGCTGTCGTGGTGCCAAGAGTAACTATCGCGTGGCTGTGGGCCGCTCGAAGCATGTGGCAGGTCCTTATCTCGATCGCAACGGCAAAGACATGTCGCAGGGTGGTGGCACCCTCATCCTTGAGGGCGACAAGAAGGAATATGAGGCTGCCGGCCATTGTGCCGCCTATCATTTTCCTGATGGCGACATCTTCATCTGCCATGGCTATTCTACCAAGCGCGATGGTGCTGCCCTCCTCGTTCAGCGCAAGATCACTTGGACGTCAGACGGTTGGCCAAAGCTATAA
- a CDS encoding DUF4595 domain-containing protein translates to MKRNSIFYLLAIVMVTVFSAGLFSCNSDNEESNTDGSKRLARIVSEDIDTNGVSQNHGNVSLSYDSEGRVVSYVNSTQAWNYSDIIESRYQYGDDFIFNEEIEDRNTGYSQSLVIERHRYSLENGLIVADSITRTYDRGRRVKTYSYDDEKRLVAITTKSYGGSVYTTKFVWEDGNLIEMKDDSSVFSYDYTTLPWKKGVIADFRFVLDAFLWDAGYFGKRSENLLSKFEYRVDNSNVYGQYSYEYSFSNGFVSEIIERCKKSDGSISKTVSTLLWE, encoded by the coding sequence ATGAAAAGGAATAGTATTTTTTATCTGTTGGCCATCGTGATGGTTACTGTCTTTTCTGCAGGACTCTTTTCTTGCAACAGTGATAATGAGGAATCAAACACAGATGGTTCTAAACGACTTGCAAGAATTGTTTCAGAAGATATTGATACAAATGGCGTTAGCCAAAACCATGGCAATGTCAGCCTATCGTATGATTCAGAAGGAAGAGTCGTTAGCTACGTTAATAGTACCCAGGCCTGGAATTATTCAGATATCATTGAAAGTCGTTATCAGTATGGCGATGATTTTATCTTTAACGAGGAAATTGAGGACCGGAATACTGGTTATAGTCAGTCGCTGGTTATAGAAAGACACAGATATAGTCTTGAAAATGGCTTGATTGTGGCTGATTCAATAACCCGCACATATGATAGAGGAAGAAGAGTGAAGACCTATTCGTATGATGACGAAAAAAGACTGGTTGCAATAACCACAAAGAGTTACGGAGGATCTGTTTACACAACTAAATTTGTGTGGGAAGATGGAAACCTTATTGAGATGAAGGATGATAGCTCAGTTTTCTCATATGACTATACAACATTGCCATGGAAAAAGGGCGTTATAGCAGATTTTAGATTCGTGTTGGATGCTTTCTTGTGGGATGCCGGTTATTTTGGAAAGAGATCTGAGAATCTGCTTTCTAAATTTGAGTATAGAGTCGACAATAGCAATGTTTATGGCCAATATTCATACGAATATAGCTTCTCTAACGGTTTTGTCTCAGAAATAATTGAAAGGTGCAAAAAAAGTGATGGAAGCATCAGTAAGACTGTTTCAACATTGTTGTGGGAATAA
- a CDS encoding DUF4595 domain-containing protein yields the protein MTNNPFTKNQSCISRFFLLMSLTCVSLVSCESDKDEKADAPKRLTEMTYQETSLDDDRKDGDESCVLQLLYDSDGRVIKEISNSQSDRRNTKTECTYQYGDKFIALQIIEEEERTGGTTRLEIERHKYVLENGLIVSDTIRDRSSVDIWSYSYDDEKKIKLATYKTSNRTYEYNYVWEDGNIMKIQAKRDTCNYTYTTLPWKKGFIGSYGSHLNGYLWDAGYFGKRPLNLPAEITEKEGSYNLRCSYEYTVTDGLITKLKEDRLDTDFGQRTTTCTLKWE from the coding sequence ATGACAAACAACCCCTTTACCAAAAACCAATCTTGCATTTCAAGATTCTTTTTGCTCATGTCTTTGACATGCGTATCACTCGTTTCCTGCGAGAGTGATAAAGACGAAAAAGCAGATGCTCCTAAGCGTCTCACAGAAATGACCTATCAAGAAACTAGTCTTGACGATGATAGAAAAGATGGAGATGAGTCATGTGTTCTACAGTTATTATATGATTCTGATGGCAGGGTCATAAAGGAAATTTCTAATAGTCAATCAGATAGACGTAATACAAAAACTGAATGCACCTATCAATATGGTGATAAGTTTATTGCCTTACAAATAATTGAGGAAGAGGAGAGAACCGGTGGAACGACAAGGTTAGAGATAGAACGCCATAAATATGTCCTTGAGAATGGCCTGATTGTTAGTGATACGATAAGGGATAGAAGTTCTGTGGACATTTGGTCTTATTCATATGATGATGAGAAAAAGATTAAATTAGCCACGTATAAAACGAGTAATCGAACATATGAATATAATTATGTTTGGGAAGACGGTAACATCATGAAAATACAGGCCAAAAGAGACACGTGTAATTATACGTATACAACATTGCCCTGGAAAAAAGGATTCATAGGTTCTTATGGAAGTCATTTGAATGGTTACTTGTGGGATGCTGGCTATTTTGGCAAGCGTCCTCTGAATCTTCCTGCTGAAATTACGGAAAAGGAAGGTAGTTATAATCTGCGTTGCTCGTATGAGTATACTGTAACTGATGGATTGATAACGAAGCTTAAAGAAGACCGTTTGGATACTGATTTTGGTCAACGTACAACCACATGCACATTGAAGTGGGAATAA
- a CDS encoding cation diffusion facilitator family transporter: MCIFALDMERNKEIYKVTMVGGVVNVILLLFKFVAGILGHSAAMVADAVHSLSDFVTDVIVIVFVHISGKPKDKSHDYGHGKYETLAMTIIGLALLAVAIGIVYSGLMKIIDWMSGHELQAPGMLALWAALLSVVLKEGVYRYSMREARKLQSQAVEANAWHHRSDALSSIGTAIGIGGAIFLGQRWTVLDPIASVVVGLFIIKVAIFLLRDGIGDLMEQSLPDEVETEILQVAASVDGVCEPHDLRTRRIGNHYAIELHILMDGNITLCEAHDKASEVEDLLRQHYGNDTHIAVHVEPK, from the coding sequence ATGTGTATCTTTGCGCTCGATATGGAAAGAAACAAAGAGATATACAAGGTGACGATGGTTGGCGGCGTGGTCAACGTGATTCTGCTGCTGTTCAAGTTTGTGGCAGGCATCCTGGGACATAGTGCTGCCATGGTGGCCGATGCCGTCCACTCGCTGAGCGACTTCGTGACCGATGTCATTGTGATTGTCTTTGTACATATCAGCGGCAAACCCAAGGACAAGTCGCACGACTATGGTCATGGCAAGTACGAGACGCTGGCCATGACCATCATCGGCCTGGCCCTGCTGGCCGTAGCCATCGGCATTGTCTATAGCGGACTCATGAAGATTATCGACTGGATGAGCGGCCATGAGTTGCAGGCACCAGGCATGCTGGCACTATGGGCAGCCCTACTGTCAGTGGTCCTCAAGGAGGGCGTCTATCGCTATTCGATGAGGGAAGCACGCAAACTGCAGTCGCAGGCCGTCGAGGCCAACGCCTGGCACCATCGCAGCGACGCCCTCTCGTCTATAGGTACGGCCATCGGCATTGGTGGCGCCATCTTCCTGGGACAGCGATGGACAGTGCTCGACCCCATCGCCTCTGTCGTGGTGGGTCTGTTCATCATCAAGGTGGCCATCTTCCTGCTGCGCGACGGCATTGGCGATCTGATGGAGCAGTCGCTGCCCGATGAGGTAGAAACAGAGATTCTGCAGGTGGCAGCCTCTGTCGATGGCGTCTGCGAGCCCCACGACCTGCGCACACGCCGCATTGGCAATCACTATGCCATCGAACTGCATATCCTGATGGATGGCAACATCACCCTGTGCGAGGCTCACGACAAAGCCTCCGAAGTGGAAGACCTGCTGCGCCAGCACTATGGCAACGACACCCATATTGCTGTGCACGTAGAACCGAAATAG
- the aroQ gene encoding type II 3-dehydroquinate dehydratase, which yields MKIQIINGPNLNLLGVREPGIYGSESFEAFLPQLQAKYPDVQIDYYQSNIEGELINKMQEVGFKYDGIVLNAGAYTHTSIALHDCIRSLKSPVIEVHISNVHQREEFRHKSMISAACKGVICGFGLDSYRLAIEALLAGK from the coding sequence ATGAAGATTCAGATTATTAACGGACCCAACTTAAACCTGCTGGGCGTTCGCGAGCCAGGCATCTATGGCAGCGAGTCGTTCGAGGCTTTTCTGCCCCAGTTGCAGGCCAAATACCCTGATGTGCAGATAGACTACTATCAGAGCAACATCGAGGGCGAGCTGATTAACAAGATGCAGGAAGTGGGCTTTAAGTACGACGGCATTGTGCTGAATGCAGGTGCCTATACCCACACGAGCATTGCGTTGCACGACTGCATCCGTTCGCTGAAAAGTCCCGTTATCGAGGTTCACATCTCGAACGTACACCAGCGCGAGGAGTTTCGCCACAAGTCCATGATATCGGCTGCCTGCAAGGGCGTCATCTGTGGCTTCGGACTGGATTCTTACAGGTTGGCAATAGAGGCGCTGCTGGCAGGAAAATGA
- a CDS encoding O-methyltransferase → MTVDEYILSHIEPEPEYLYRLWRATNIYMLHGRMASGHLQGRLLKMLVQMIKPKNILEVGTFSGYSALCMAEGLEEGGKVYTFEINDEQEDFTRPWIEQSPVADKIAFIIGDAITEAPKLGVTFDMAFVDGDKRTYVETYEMVLKLLRPGGFILADNTLWDGHVTDPAYDRDHQTQGIRRFNDHIAQDTRVEQVILPLRDGLTLIRKK, encoded by the coding sequence ATGACGGTAGACGAATATATCCTCTCCCACATCGAGCCAGAGCCAGAATACCTGTATCGTCTTTGGCGCGCCACGAACATCTATATGCTTCATGGACGCATGGCCAGCGGACACCTGCAAGGCCGACTCCTGAAGATGCTGGTGCAGATGATCAAGCCGAAGAACATCCTGGAGGTGGGCACCTTCAGTGGCTATAGCGCCCTCTGCATGGCCGAGGGACTGGAAGAAGGCGGCAAGGTCTACACCTTCGAGATTAACGACGAGCAGGAGGACTTCACCCGTCCGTGGATAGAGCAGTCGCCTGTGGCCGACAAGATAGCGTTCATCATCGGCGATGCCATCACTGAGGCGCCAAAGTTGGGCGTGACGTTCGACATGGCTTTTGTGGATGGCGACAAGCGCACCTATGTCGAGACCTACGAGATGGTGCTGAAACTGCTACGTCCTGGTGGCTTCATCCTGGCCGACAACACGCTGTGGGACGGCCATGTGACAGACCCTGCCTACGATCGCGACCATCAGACGCAAGGCATACGTCGCTTCAACGACCACATAGCGCAGGACACGAGGGTGGAACAGGTGATTCTGCCACTGCGCGACGGATTGACACTAATCAGAAAGAAATAA
- the rbfA gene encoding 30S ribosome-binding factor RbfA, translated as MQETRQNKIARLLQKELSVIFQEQTRAMHGVMVSVTRAKISPDLSICTAYLSIFPSEKGEELLQNIEKNSQQIRFALGQRVRHQLRIVPELRFFIDDSLDYIEHIDELLKK; from the coding sequence ATGCAAGAAACAAGACAGAACAAAATAGCACGCTTGCTGCAGAAGGAGCTGAGCGTGATTTTTCAGGAACAGACACGTGCCATGCATGGCGTGATGGTGAGTGTGACAAGAGCCAAGATCTCGCCCGACCTCAGCATCTGCACGGCCTATCTGAGCATCTTCCCCTCTGAGAAGGGCGAGGAATTGCTGCAGAACATCGAGAAGAACAGTCAGCAGATTCGTTTCGCACTGGGTCAGCGCGTACGCCATCAGTTGCGTATCGTGCCTGAGTTGCGCTTCTTCATCGACGACTCGCTGGACTACATCGAGCACATTGACGAGCTCCTGAAAAAGTAA